The Dioscorea cayenensis subsp. rotundata cultivar TDr96_F1 unplaced genomic scaffold, TDr96_F1_v2_PseudoChromosome.rev07_lg8_w22 25.fasta BLBR01001303.1, whole genome shotgun sequence genomic sequence GAACTGATGGGCTCTTGTGAACATGTCATTACCTGAAGTATAAAGCTATCCATGAAAATCATTGTTAGCCAATTACACAGTTGGAATAATGTTAACGAAGTCTCAGAAGAGCATGTTTGTACATGAAAATCATAGAGATCAGCAGGATGATCTAACTTGCACAGCAGAACCATCACAATTGAAACAAGTTGAATGTCTGGATATGCAGCTTTTTATGGCATAGTAGAATTTGAGGTAGTTCCCTATCAAAAAAACATTGCCATGGAATGCATTAGATTGATCTGAGTTTTTTCCTGACTATTTATTGATGTTCCCTAGTGAAAAATCATGCGGTTCAGCAATTTCTTTTGCTAGTCATGAACTTATGATTTGAACAGGATATTGTAGCATACATGAGTTCTTCAGCAGTGCATATTTTAAACTATTTGATTAGGAGTCACCTCGATAATTTTTCTTCCAACAATCTTGATTCCCTAGTGCAACATATTTCAATTCAAAGGGTTCAGGATGTCCCATTGATGCTCTAACAGAGCCCCACTTAGAGTCAGGGTCACTCTCTAGCAAATTCATGCTGTCAAGTGCATCCTGTAGAAAAAGGTTTATGACAGCAAAACCAGGTGATATTAGTTCATAGAAGTATATAACTTGTAATTGCTCAATAGAAGAGTTTAACCATACCTGAACAAATGCTGGGATAGTAGAAGTATCAACTTGATCGTTATGGCTGATTCCTGAAATATAAAATGGTCAAGTGTAAGAAATCCACTTTAGGCATACAATCAGCTAATTTCCTGAGCTGATAAAGATTACCATTATTAATTACCCACACTGGAGATGCACCGAGGTCTTCGGCAAGCTGCAATTAGAAAATAGTTATAAGTGCCTAGCTGATTACTCTGAAGCTTAGAATCAagtaaaaccataaaatacatACTTGAAGAAACTCATAATAGCCGAGACCATCATCAGTCCAGTACTTCCAAACATCGCCAAAATGGCCGGGCCTTTCTTCCCATGGACCAACAGTTTCTCTCCATCGAAATGCATTCCTTAGCCATTCGCCTTCAACATAAGAACCACCTAGAGCAATAGAAGTAGATGAATAAACATTAGACGAACAAATAAACCATTTATATGGTCACTTCCTGATCAATAAGCGTACATATATTTAATATCGCAATATTCCTAAATTTATAAGCACAAGCAGTGGCtgcaagaaaaataattataaacctGGAAATCTAATGAACCTAGGTTTAAGGTCTGCTAGCATGGAAACAAGCCCCGCCCGAAAACCATGCCcctgaaggaaaaagaaaattaattatcaatctAGAGATGACAAATATTAAACCATCTGAACatccaaatcaaatttataCTAATAATGAGAAAATGACGTACAGAGTGTACTTCTTATACTAGTAATGAGTAAAGATATGCTTTGAAGTTCTTACACAAAGAGTCAAGGATTCAAAGATGGTACTTCAATGAAGTCCTTGATCAAACACATGGATGAAATTATTGttcaaactttaaattctaaatttttacCTTTGTACGTATCTAATGGCATGAGTGATACTTGATCTAACCATATGATGCCTTTTTGTGCAGTTGTAATCTGAAGTCTTGAATTAACATTTGTTCCTTCGGCTTCCAGCAGGAGTTCTACTTTTGTCCAATTTGCTATGTCCAAAGCAGCAGTCCTGCAGAACTAATTAAAAATCAGATTTCTCCAATTTCATctgagaatttttttcaaattgttttattgaatgaaagAGACCCACACAATGTTAGCTGTAGCCAGGTTTTGCAATCCATCTGAACTTGTAAGTGAAACTGATAAGTTCACTGCATCCATTGATCTAACATACATTGTCAATTTATATGTTTTCCCTTGTTCTATATTCTGCAATATTGAACAGAAATGTATGCAGCAAATTGATGATGAAATTCAGATGGTTTCTCATTATAAAATTATGAGTTCATACCATGCCCCAATAACCCGGGTTATATATACCAGCACCACCAGTTGGACAAGTTATCGATCCACCGATATCACACAGGACTTCCATTCGAAGAGCGACCTTATTCTGACTGAAACAAGAAGTACGATCGGTTCCGACAATTATGTTTGTTTCATTCCCTATTATCGACCAAGGATCAATGTTCGATGGAGTGGTCGATCCCCCAGCTTCAAAACCTTTAAATGCAGAAATATAAACAATGTTTAGCTACTACTTACATGAATTTGTCAACCTGCAATTAACTCCTAAAATTTACTCAAAGAAACTTATACAgtgaaatacaaaatacaagacaGCCCTGTATTCAAACCAAGGATTATGATTGATGATATTAAATTTTGGCATTGAACTCACCTCTGTTGCTTACAAGCTCTGCCCATAGACCACCAGCTCCTGCATGATTGATCTCCCTATACAACAATATCACAAGACATTACCTTTGTTCATTCTTTAGAAGGAAcagacaaacacaaataaaaacctATAAAAATGCAATTCCATTGCTATGGAACATAATTCTTGAAAGGATTATAGTATCAATACATTCATAACAATCTGTAGAAAGACAAATACAAGTATATAATGCACCTCGAAAAAGATCCCGAACATCGTATCGGGTATTTTCCGAGATGTCGGTGAACCATCTACAATAAGTGTAGCAGCCTGATTTGCTTTTCAACCAATTTTGTTGAGCAATAACATGATGAAAAACAGAGCATGAAAATGGCACAAAACAAGGCATTAATCCTCATTGTTCTTCCCCTGCATACATTCACTCTCAAGAATCTACAAATGCAAGTTTATATACAATCAATTCAATGCAAATTGTTTGTAGATTAACGTAAGCAAATGGCAATccatggaaaaataaataaattcagaaCTGAAACCAATACCTTTTAATtgcaatagaaataaaaagtgcTACCTTTTTATCAActgaatattaaaaaattcacaataaaaaaga encodes the following:
- the LOC120256143 gene encoding LOW QUALITY PROTEIN: alpha-L-arabinofuranosidase 1-like (The sequence of the model RefSeq protein was modified relative to this genomic sequence to represent the inferred CDS: deleted 3 bases in 2 codons); its protein translation is MFGIFFEEINHAGAGGLWAELVSNRGFEAGGSTTPSNIDPWSIIGNETNIIVGTDRTSCFSQNKVALRMEVLCDIGGSITCPTGGAGIYNPGYWGMNIEQGKTYKLTMYVRSMDAVNLSVSLTSSDGLQNLATANIVTAALDIANWTKVELLLEAEGTNVNSRLQITTAQKGIIWLDQVSLMPLDTYKGHGFRAGLVSMLADLKPRFIRFPGGSYVEGEWLRNAFRWRETVGPWEERPGHFGDVWKYWTDDGLGYYEFLQLAEDLGASPVWVINNGISHNDQVDTSTIPAFVQDALDSMNLLESDPDSKWGSVRASMGHPEPFELKYVALGNQDCWKKNYRGNYLKFYYAIKAAYPDIQLVSIVMVLLCKLDHPADLYDFHLYTSGNDMFTRAHQFDRTSRSSTGPKAFVSEYLDHGSNVGQGTFFSALAQAGFLIGLEINSDVVEMASNAPLFDQRLPILGGDNVNLKIAVSGLQNVVNSSGSTTTVLTSKNLMDENSFKEPNKVAPLQNMLQNAGTNMDVVIVPHSLTSFDLALSETNYWSAI